Part of the Mariprofundus sp. NF genome is shown below.
GAGTGAATTCTGCAGGTTTCTCAGCAGCGCTTCACCTGATAACACACCACTCTGTCCGGTTGCTTCATCGAACTGGAACTGTTCATTGATCAGCGTCTGTACGCTGTTATAACCATCCACAAATGACTGAACACTATCTCTCAACGAGGTCTCATCCACACCAATGGTCATATTGATCGATACGGTCGGATCCGACTGTTTAAGGGTAAAGGTCACTCCGGAAAGAACATCTGAAATCGTATTGCTACTGCGCGTCAATGTTAACCCATCAACGGAGATCTGAGCATCCTGTGCGGTCTGTACGGTTTGACGCTGATTGGCCTGACCCACAGCACCAAGTTGGAGGTTGGCCAACGTACCTGCGGCATCAAGATCTACTCCACTTAACGTATAACCCGTGGCCCCGGTTGCATCGGCAACCAGTGTCAGACGGAAATCACTGTCTGATACTTTAACAACAGATGCAGTAACGCCTGTTGCTGCTGCACCACTGTTGGCCTGATTAATATTTGCTGCGATATCCTGCAGTGAGTCTCCCACTGCAACAGTGACGGTAGCGCCTTCAATATCAAAAGTGCCGCTAAGATTCAGTGCTGTGGAATCACTTGTCGCTGCTGTGCCTGTATTGTCTTTTACTGCGGCTGATGATGAGAGCCGCTCTGCCTGTGCCAACTGCTCAACGATGATCGTGTGCTGGCCGGCTGAAACTGAATTGGTACCGCTAACATCCAACAAGGTGCTGGCTGTAACTGTTGCCGAGTCACTACTCAGACTGGCGGTGTACCCGAAAAATTCATTTTTATTGGCCATGCTTGTGGCCGTATTACGGAAATTGGAAAGTGAATCGCGAATATTGGTAAGAGCTTCCTGTTTGGCCAGCTCATTTTCCTGCTTACTCTGTGCAAGTGAGATCTCCAGTTTTTGAAACGACAGCAGCCCTTCTACTGCTGCTGCCGTGTCAAAACCAGCGATGCCAGTAACTTGACTTGAAATTGTATTAGCCATGTCTGTTTAGGCCATTTTATCCAGCAGCAAACCTACCATTTCTCGCATGGCAACTTTATGCTGAATAAACTCTTTGGATGGGATTTCGCGAACAACTTTGCCGCTATTCTTATCCGTTACCTGAACATACAACATTCCAAGTCTCTGTTCGTAACCAAATGAAATGTCTTCATTACTACCTGCCATTTCCTGGTTTACCTGACTAACTGCCTTCTGAACTTCCTGCTCAGTCACCTTTTTCTCGGCAGCTTGTACATTCTGTTCGCTCGAGACGGGGGCTTTTGTCGGTTGGACGGCCGGCCGAACTCCAGCTTGTCCCATATTCGGCGAAGAAAGCACTAGGCTTGATTGCATCTGTTCTATAGCAGCCATGTCTTTAACCTCCTTGCCTTTTTATGGGCTTGCCTCCCCCCGTAGGGGGAGGTTTTAGCCAGTCTCTTACCTGAACAGTGAGAGTACATTCTGTGCAGCCTGATTAGCCTGCGCCAGCATTGAAGTACCAGCCTGAGTCAGGATCTGGTTCTTGGTGAAGTTCGCCATCTCAGCAGCCATATCCGCGTCCCTGATAGATGATACTGATGCAGTTGCCTGCTCAATACTAGTTGCCAGGTTAGCAGCTACGAATGAGAGCTGGTTCTGAGTCGCACCCAGATCAGCACGTTTGGTTACCAGACTACTCAAAGCATTGGCCAATTCACCGGCATAGGCAGTTGCACCACCCACTGAGGTAAGAGCATTGGTACCAGAGATACCCAGACCAGCAGTGGTATAGCTGTTACTGAATGCCACAGATACCTGGTTATCCACACCAGTTGCTGCACCCACCTGGAATACAGAAGATGCACCTGTATCAGTCACCAGAGTACCGGTAGAAGCAACGGAGCCAGTGCCTGCCCCTGTTGTTTTACCAACAATAGATGAGTTGATGGTAATATCAAAACCACCGACTGAAACAGTTTGCGTTGCCTGATCTGCAGGCAGTGTTGCAATAGTTACAGCTGAAGTGGTGGTTCCATCAAAGATTTGAATTGCATCACCAGCCTGGAAGGTATTGGTAACACCGGTCTGATCCAGATACGTAATAGTAAATGCGGTGTTTGAAGCGGCACCATTTACAGCAATACTGGAAATACCGTTGGTGGTGGTATCATCAACAGTTGAGACACCAGTGATTGCTGTACCTGCAGAGCCATTCAACAGTTTAGTACCGTTATACTCAGTGTTGGCAGCGATCTTGTTGATTGCAGACTCGAGTTTACCGCGTTCTGCGTCGAGTGATGCAAGTTCGCCACCGTTATTGGCAGACATCGCCTGTGTAGCCAGAGACTGCAGACGAACTACCATGTTCTGAATCTCGTTTACACCCGCGTCAGCAGTTTTCACCATGGCCTGGGCCTGGGTGGCATTCAATGCCGCTGCTTTCAGACGAACGTTCTGAGAATCCAGTTTGGATGAAATAGCAAAACCTGCAGCATCATCGGCAGCCGAGTTAATACGGAAACCGGAAGACAGACGCTCCAGAGATTTGTTCATGTTCATGCTATTGGTGTTGAGGTGTTTAAGGGCCGTTACAGCCGCATTATTGGTTTGGACGGATAGTGCCATTTTATTCTCTCCTTAGTATGTAGTTAACGTGAACGACTTCCTGCCCTGTCACGGTGGGGATCTTCCCCTACAAGTTCTGTTCCTCAGCCCTTGTGATAAAGTGTATCGGAGAGAAAAATCCGCACTTTAATTTTTTTCTACTTTTTTTTTCATATCACCCATCCCCGGATTCAAGCCACTGCTGCCACATTGCTCGGAACTGCCCTTCCAGTGCAACGGTCAGGCTTTCTGCATCACACAGCTCTGAATCCATCATCTTACCTCTTAGCGTAGCACGAACCTCTCGTAGCCTTGCCCTGTCTGCAGCCAGATCAGCGACTATATTTATATATGCATCTTCATCGTCCGCAATAAGACTCTCAAGTCCTACCCTACTTACTAGCGTAGATCCGACGCAGCCAGCATGCAACTTACCAGCCCGTGTCACCACAGGCACCCCCATCCAGAGCGCCTCACAGGTTGTTGTGGTGCCATTGTAGGGAAAGCTGTCCAGAGCAATGTCTGCCAGTCTGTAGTAAGACAGATGCTCTTCACAGCTACTGGCCCATGTGAAAATCTCGATACGCTCAGAAGCAATGCCCTGATCCGCGAAGAGTTTAAGGAGATGGTCGCGCACCCCCTCATCCTTGAATGAGAAGTGTTTCACCATCAATCGTGATTCCGGCACAGCATGCAACAAGCGTGACCACAGCTTGATAACTTCAGGGCCGATCTTGGCCATATGGTTAAATGAGACAAAACGGATAAAACCGGCCTCATCCACTGGCAGAGCAGAGACATCGGGAGAAGACTCATAAGGTGTAAAAGCGATAAAGCAACGGGGCAGACGGATTAACCGCTCGCTATGGAACGCATTACTGTATTCAGGATCTGCTATCTGATCTGTTATACGATAGTCCATCACCTGCATGCCTGTGGTGGCAGGGTAACCCAGATAGGTCACCTGCAGAGGTGCAGGCTTTCTGGCAAAGAGTTGCAGACGGTGATGGCTGGTATGCCCTGAGAGATCAATCAGGATATCAATCTGATCACTGCGGATCAGTTGGGCTGCCGCCTCATCTGAGAGATGGCCAATCTCACGCCAGTTGTCGGCAAAGCTGCGAAGCACCGCTGTACGCGCATCAGGCTTTAACAGATTGGAGTAACAGCTGATCTCAAACTGCTGCCCATCATGATGTTTCAACACTCCTTCAATAAAATAGGCGACGGAGTGGTTGCAGAAATCGGAGGACACATAACCGATGCGTAGCCGCCGCTGCGCTGATCGCTCATTGCTGAACTCAAGCTGCTGCAATAGCGGCTTACCATGCATCTCATCCCAGCGCAGGTGCTCTTCCAGCAAAACAGTACCATCGGTTATCGTGCAGTTAAGTTCAAAGAGAAGGTTGGAGTGGGCCTGCATATAGGATGGATTGAGTTCAATCGCTTTGCGGTAGCAGTTTAGTGCCTGCTGCTGCTCGCCCTGATCTCGAAGGTCATTGCCGAGATTGTTCCACGCCTGATGAAACTCAGGCATCAGCTTCACACTCTGGCGGTGGCTAGTCTCTGCCTCGGAGATCTTGCCTTGCGACCATAAAACATTACCAAGATAAAAGAGCGCACCGGGATCTTCAGGTGCAGCATTTACAACCTCTCTAAAACAGGATTCAGCCCCTTCATGTTTACCCTGCTCAAGCAGCACCTGCCCCAAGCCAAACAAAGCCTGCAAGGTACCACCATCCAACTCGAACAATATTCGAAGCTCAGCTTCAGCGGCCTGGAAATCCCCCATCTTTCGACAGAGATCGGCAAGATTCATGCGTGCCGAATGGAAATATTTATCCCTTACAAGCAGCTTGCGATAGAGATCAACTGCAGAGCCATGCTCACCACTATCCCTATAGAGATTGGCCAGGTTATACAGTGTATCAAAATGCTCCGGATCAAGCTTTAGAGCTTGCTTATAACTATCACGCGCTTCACTAATTCGACCAAGTTGGCGATAGACGCTGCCCTGAGTATTTATAAAACTCATCTCTTCAGGCATCAGGTTCAGAGCCTTATTCACACGTAGAAGAGCATCTTCCAGATTGCCCATCTGCATGGCATTGGCTGCTACAAGATGCCAGACATGTGCATCGTCCGCTTCACTTTCAAGCAACTGCTGACAAGCAGACTCCAGATCTTCATGTTTGCCGCTATTGTATAGTTCAATCAATCTGCCGAGTGATATATCCATCAGACCTCGAAACGCCATGCATAGCATGCTCTATCTAGTATAATTTCAATGTAAGCAGGTTACATGCCACTGCAGCACAAAGAGGTTAGCTCCAGCATCATGGACACCGGCACATAAATGGTCTCATACTTGCTTATGATAGAACACAAAAGGAATGGCATGGGATAGCTTGTAATCCTCCAGCAAGTTAGAACATCTGATATTTATCGATGACAATGCACTCAATTCAGGGGTAACGATGCAAGTTAATCAGCAGACACAGAAAAAAACAGCAGAGCAGCTCCACGAGCTAATTCTAAATGGGCATATTCAGAAAGCTGATGAGCTTCTCGGCCAGCTTGGTGAAGAGATAACCGATCTCAATCTTTTGCTGGAAGCTGGTAAATGCCGCTATTTTCAGGGTAGGCACATTGAGTCTATCGAGCACCTGGAGAAGGCTTATCAGATAGATGCAAACAACAGTGACATCCGCCAGATGCTCTGGTCCTCCTATCGTGACTGTAGAAAATACAGAGAGATGTTGGAGCTCACTACTGAAATCAGTAAAAACATCCTTTCAACCAGCGAACTACTGATGGTCTTCCGCTCCTATCTCGGTGTTTGTGACTGGCATAAAGCACGTGAATATCAGGCAGAGATCATCGCCTTGGGTAAAGATGGTAAAATTGATGCCAATATGCTTCCTGCGCTTCTGATTGAGACCTGTGCCCTTCCAGATATCGATCAGGCGTCAGTTCGTGACCTGCACCGTGAGTTTGGCACCGCCCTGTTTAATGCAAGAAAACACGATATTCCACAATCCTATCCCGCAAAAAATAAGATTGGGGGGCGGCTGAAAATCGCCTATATCTCTGCAGATCTTAATCAACACCCCGTTGGTTGCTTCATCAATCACATCATCAGCTCGCATCTTCGCGATCAGTTTGAAGTTTACTGTTATGCCCACCTGGTCAGAAGTGATGATATTACAGAACATATCAGAGCCAATGTTGATCATTTTAAGGATATAACCAGCCTTTCCGATGCCCAACTGGCAGGTCAGATTCATGCTGATGGCATTCATGTTGCCATAGATCTAGGGGGATTAACGACAAACACACGTATTGCAGCGCTTGCACATCAACCTGCTCCCGTACAAATCACCTATCTCGGTTATCCCAACACAACTGGACTCTGTACCATTGATTACCGCATCACAGATAATTTTGCTGATGAAGATAGCGATCAATATTATGTCGAGAAACTGCTTCGCATGCCTCAAAGCTTTATCTGTTACGGTTTTGACACCACCAAGTTCGCCTCTAAACAAACCCCGGCAGAATCAAAAGGCTACATCACATTTGGCTCCTTTAATCATGTCAGAAAACTCAATCCCGAAGTGATCGCAACCTGGTGTGAGATCCTGCATCGCGTTGAAGACTCAAGGTTGACTCTCAAGGCCAAAGAGCTGAGCGATGAGATCATAAAAAATAATATTCTTCGCGAATTTGAGGGTCATGGCATAACGGCTGAACGACTGCATCTACAAGGATTCACCGAACGCTATGAAGACAACTTCAAGATGTATCATGATATAGATATTGCCCTGGATACATTCCCTTATAATGGCACAACCACAACCTGCGATGCGCTCTCTATCGGTGTGCCTGTCTTAACTCTGGTGGGTAAAAGCCATGCCCAGCGTGTATCCTACTCCATTCTTAAAAACATCGGATATGAAGAAACCATCACATATAGCAGAGAGGAGTACATAGAAAAAGCGGTCCAGCTCAGCCAAAACCCTGCGGGCCTGTCTGTCGTTCGATCTTGCCTCTCAATGCTGTTCAAGCACTCCATCATGCAAAACTCGGAAGCATTTACACGGCAACTTGAGACACTCATCTCTGAGGCATGGTGCCAGAAAACAGGACTACCTCTTCCTGCTGCCTTCCAGGAAGGATATATCAAACCAACAGATATAAGTGAAATCTCTGAGACTCAAGAAGCCAGAAAAATTCGCAAGCTACACATTGGTGGTCAACAGGCACATCCTGAATGGGAGATCTTTGACGCCAACCCTTCTGCACTGGTTGATCATGTCGGCAATGCCAATGACCTTTCGAGATTTGATGACAATACCTTTGATGCGCTCTACTCCTCACATGTTCTGGAACACTTCAGTTATCAGGGGGAGCTAACTCAGGTATTAACTGAATGGCATCGCGTACTTAAACCCGAAGGTACGATCTACGCCAGCGTTCCCAATTTGGAAGTACTGTGTGAGCTATTCCTCGATAAAGAGAATCTCTCACCAGAGGATCGTTTTATGGTCATGCGCATGATGTTTGGTGGCCAGATCGATGCCTATGATTTCCATAAGGTGGGGTATAATTCTGAGACTCTGGCCAGTTACCTGTTACAGGCCGGATTTAAGAATGTACGCATGATCAATGACTTTGGCATTTTCGATGATACAAGCAAGATGAAGTTTGCAGACCGACACATCAGCCTGAATCTTATCGCTGAAAAAGAGGCTTCGCCGCCATCGGATACCACCAGTGATGCATCAACCCAAGCCGCGACAAACACTTCTCCTGATGTCTCTACGAATACATCACCACAAACTGCTGCAAGTACTTCTCCGGAGGTCACTACTGATACGCCACCACAAGCGGCTACAGCCACTTCGGATATCAGGATACAATCAGCATCATGGCTAATGCAAACAACCAGCACAAAAGAGATTGTCATTGCCGAGGTCGGCGCTCGCATTATTGACGAAGAAAGCACTGAAGCACCTGAGCTCTTCCACAACCTACAACAAGCCAGAATCATCGCATTTGAACCGGATGTTGAGGCATGTGAAAAAATCAATACTTTAACAACAGGTCGCGCCGCAAAAATCATTGCCTATCCTTATGCGCTAGGAGCTAAGAAAGGACCTCAAACGCTCTATGTCACTAACGAGGGGATGTGCTCCAGTCTTTACAAGCCCAATGAGGCATTGCTTCGTCTCTATCAAGGACTGGAAGTATCCTATCTGAAAGAAGAGGTAGCAATTGAAGTTATAGCTCTGGATGAGTTTATGAAAGTTGAGAAAATTACCGATCTCGATTTCATGAAAATTGATGTTCAAGGCGCAGAACTGGATGTATTCAAAGGCAGTGAACAGGCTCTGAAAGGTGTTATAGGAATCTGTACAGAGGTCGAATGGTCTGAGCTGTATGAAGATCAGCCGATGTTTGCAGATGTGGATAGTTATCTGAAAAGTCATGGATTCCAACTGCACCACCTGCTTGGAGTGGGCTCCCGTCCAATGAGAGGAGAACAACTACCTGGCCACCAACAATACTTATGGTCTGATGCTATTTATTTCCCGACATTACAACGTATTCAAACATTGCCATCTGACAAATTAATCAAGCTAGCTGCCATGACTATGATGTATCAGGCCTACGATCTCGCTGCCCATACACTCAAACGTTACGATGATATAAATAAAACAGAGCTGGCTTCAATATTCTGCAATGCCCTACAGCCTGCCAAGTAGATTCTGTCTACAGCTACCCACACTACCTTTGCACCTTAGCCGGAGATTCAGTCAGCTAAGGTGCAAAGTATTATGGTCCAGGATAAACCCTGGCCGGCTGAACCGGCCGACAATAATGTAAAATATTTTCTAAAGTCGGTCTATCGGCTACCGATATGTATTTCTGAAGGCCCAAAAGGCCCACGGTGGTACATGGACTCCTCCGTTCACAATTTAACACAGGGATATGATATCCCGCTTTACTGACATGATGTCAGCACATGTTATTAGACGTGAGAAGGAGAGAACCATGATCATTTTACCCGTTTCCACACCTGCCGTTGCCATTGACCAGAACACCGTCAATCAATCACAACAAAACCAGTCCCAGAGTCTGCAGGATGCACGTAAAGCTACCGATACGGTACAACTCTCTGCTGAAGCACGGAAAATGGCTGGCTCCGAATCCAACTACACTGCAACAGCCCCTGCCACCCCACCAGCGGTGGCCACACAGGAGGCATCTGCCTCAGCCAATAGTGTGTCGCTTGCAGCTGAGATTCAGAGCACTCCGACGCCTGCTCACATTGCCACGGATAATGAAGTAACCGAAAAAGTGGCAGACAGTGAAGTGGCCGAGCAGCAGAGGCCAGTCAATGCCGCGACCGGCAAACAGGAGACGACCAAGATCGACATCGTCGCCTGATCTAGTCCGATCTAGTTCTTAACGGGGTATTCGTTAGCAGGGTTTTCTCTCCCCCCCCCTCCCTATAAAATTCTGCTGACGATGCCCCCACCTAATAGTTCATCTCCAGCATAGAACGCAGCCACCTGACCGGGGGCTGTTG
Proteins encoded:
- a CDS encoding flagellar protein FlaG; the encoded protein is MAAIEQMQSSLVLSSPNMGQAGVRPAVQPTKAPVSSEQNVQAAEKKVTEQEVQKAVSQVNQEMAGSNEDISFGYEQRLGMLYVQVTDKNSGKVVREIPSKEFIQHKVAMREMVGLLLDKMA
- a CDS encoding flagellin, with the protein product MALSVQTNNAAVTALKHLNTNSMNMNKSLERLSSGFRINSAADDAAGFAISSKLDSQNVRLKAAALNATQAQAMVKTADAGVNEIQNMVVRLQSLATQAMSANNGGELASLDAERGKLESAINKIAANTEYNGTKLLNGSAGTAITGVSTVDDTTTNGISSIAVNGAASNTAFTITYLDQTGVTNTFQAGDAIQIFDGTTTSAVTIATLPADQATQTVSVGGFDITINSSIVGKTTGAGTGSVASTGTLVTDTGASSVFQVGAATGVDNQVSVAFSNSYTTAGLGISGTNALTSVGGATAYAGELANALSSLVTKRADLGATQNQLSFVAANLATSIEQATASVSSIRDADMAAEMANFTKNQILTQAGTSMLAQANQAAQNVLSLFR
- a CDS encoding glycosyltransferase family 41 protein, which translates into the protein MAFRGLMDISLGRLIELYNSGKHEDLESACQQLLESEADDAHVWHLVAANAMQMGNLEDALLRVNKALNLMPEEMSFINTQGSVYRQLGRISEARDSYKQALKLDPEHFDTLYNLANLYRDSGEHGSAVDLYRKLLVRDKYFHSARMNLADLCRKMGDFQAAEAELRILFELDGGTLQALFGLGQVLLEQGKHEGAESCFREVVNAAPEDPGALFYLGNVLWSQGKISEAETSHRQSVKLMPEFHQAWNNLGNDLRDQGEQQQALNCYRKAIELNPSYMQAHSNLLFELNCTITDGTVLLEEHLRWDEMHGKPLLQQLEFSNERSAQRRLRIGYVSSDFCNHSVAYFIEGVLKHHDGQQFEISCYSNLLKPDARTAVLRSFADNWREIGHLSDEAAAQLIRSDQIDILIDLSGHTSHHRLQLFARKPAPLQVTYLGYPATTGMQVMDYRITDQIADPEYSNAFHSERLIRLPRCFIAFTPYESSPDVSALPVDEAGFIRFVSFNHMAKIGPEVIKLWSRLLHAVPESRLMVKHFSFKDEGVRDHLLKLFADQGIASERIEIFTWASSCEEHLSYYRLADIALDSFPYNGTTTTCEALWMGVPVVTRAGKLHAGCVGSTLVSRVGLESLIADDEDAYINIVADLAADRARLREVRATLRGKMMDSELCDAESLTVALEGQFRAMWQQWLESGDG
- a CDS encoding FkbM family methyltransferase, with the protein product MELTTEISKNILSTSELLMVFRSYLGVCDWHKAREYQAEIIALGKDGKIDANMLPALLIETCALPDIDQASVRDLHREFGTALFNARKHDIPQSYPAKNKIGGRLKIAYISADLNQHPVGCFINHIISSHLRDQFEVYCYAHLVRSDDITEHIRANVDHFKDITSLSDAQLAGQIHADGIHVAIDLGGLTTNTRIAALAHQPAPVQITYLGYPNTTGLCTIDYRITDNFADEDSDQYYVEKLLRMPQSFICYGFDTTKFASKQTPAESKGYITFGSFNHVRKLNPEVIATWCEILHRVEDSRLTLKAKELSDEIIKNNILREFEGHGITAERLHLQGFTERYEDNFKMYHDIDIALDTFPYNGTTTTCDALSIGVPVLTLVGKSHAQRVSYSILKNIGYEETITYSREEYIEKAVQLSQNPAGLSVVRSCLSMLFKHSIMQNSEAFTRQLETLISEAWCQKTGLPLPAAFQEGYIKPTDISEISETQEARKIRKLHIGGQQAHPEWEIFDANPSALVDHVGNANDLSRFDDNTFDALYSSHVLEHFSYQGELTQVLTEWHRVLKPEGTIYASVPNLEVLCELFLDKENLSPEDRFMVMRMMFGGQIDAYDFHKVGYNSETLASYLLQAGFKNVRMINDFGIFDDTSKMKFADRHISLNLIAEKEASPPSDTTSDASTQAATNTSPDVSTNTSPQTAASTSPEVTTDTPPQAATATSDIRIQSASWLMQTTSTKEIVIAEVGARIIDEESTEAPELFHNLQQARIIAFEPDVEACEKINTLTTGRAAKIIAYPYALGAKKGPQTLYVTNEGMCSSLYKPNEALLRLYQGLEVSYLKEEVAIEVIALDEFMKVEKITDLDFMKIDVQGAELDVFKGSEQALKGVIGICTEVEWSELYEDQPMFADVDSYLKSHGFQLHHLLGVGSRPMRGEQLPGHQQYLWSDAIYFPTLQRIQTLPSDKLIKLAAMTMMYQAYDLAAHTLKRYDDINKTELASIFCNALQPAK